DNA from Nocardioides seonyuensis:
CCCGGGCCAACCGAGACAGCGAACCTCGCCGCGTTGTGCACCTTCCACCACCGACTCAAGACCCACACCGGCTGGCGCTACACCATGGTCGAGCCGGGAATCTTCGAGTGGACCAGCCCTCACGGCCACCGCTACCTCCGCGACCACGACGGCACGACCGCGCTCGCCGAGTCTGGTTTCGAGACAGGACTCCGTCCTTCCTCAACCACCGACGACCTACGACATTGACCCCGCCCCACACCCCGCCGACGATCCTGCGGCGGGGATACAGGCATGTCGGGACCCTGGCTCCCGGCCGCCGGCGCACGTCCCCGCTTTGCCGAGGACGTGCGACTACACCGACGTCAGCCCTCGGGTAGCGCGCGCCATGAGTCATTCGTCGACCAGGTCGTGGGGTCGAACGCGAACCAGGAGCCCTGTCTCGGCTGGTCTAGCTCACGGCTGATCGGGAGGTCCGTCAGATCGCCGAGCAACAGGCCTCCGACCGCTCCGTGCCCGACGAAGACGATGCGCCGACCCGGCGCCGCGGCGGAGACACGGCGGACTGCGGCGACGATCCGCCTTTGCGCTGATGCCGCCGTTTCCCAGCCGCGCACCGCCTCATCGGGCCGAGCGAAGAAGCGGTCAGCGGTCCGTTCGAACTCCTCCGGCGGCAGGAAGCCAGTCGCGGAGCGGTCGTTCTCCCCGAGCTCAGGGTCGTTCGCGACGGGGAGCCCGAGGGCCTCGCCCAGGATCTCGGCCGTCTCCACAGCCTTCTGCTCCTCGCTCGACACAATGAGCTCCCAGCCCTGGCCCACCAGCACGCGCGCAAACGTGTGCGCTCGCGCCCGTCCGACGTCCGAAAGGCTCCATCGCGTGACGGGTGTGGACGGATCAACCACGACTTCAGGATGGGTCAGGAAGAGGCACCGAGCCGTCATGGGAGCAATCCTGCCCGGGAAGGTGCCCGAGGGACGGGGCTAGGCCGTGCGACTCGCGACGACGTCGGCGAACGACTCCAGGGCGGTGCGCACGGACCCGGGGTCGAGCACCGAGAGGAGGGCCTTCGCCTCCTCAGCGCGGGCCACCACGAAGGCGCGGGCCTCTTGCATGGCCGAGTGCTTGCGGAGCAGGTCGAGGGCCTCGGCGTGCAACGCGTCGTCGGTGAGGTCGGCGGAGAGCAGCTCCAGGAGCCGCGCATCCGCAGGATCGGTGGACGCCTTGGCCATCAGGATCGGCAGCGTGGGAACGCCCTCACGAAGGTCGGTGCCTGGCGTCTTGCCCGACTCGCCCGACTCGGACGCGATGTCGAGGATGTCATCGGAGAGCTGGAAGGCCGAGCCGACGATCTCGCCGTACTGGCTCAGCGCCTCGACCACCTCGGCGGACGCGCCGCCGAACATGGCGCCGTAGCGGGCCGACGTCGCGATCAGCGAGCCCGTCTTGCCGGCGACGACCTCGAGGTAGTGGGCCAGCGGGTCCTCACCGGGACCGGGCTCGACGGTCTCGAGGATCTGCCCCTCGACCAGGCGCGTGAAGGTCCTGGCCTGGATGCGTACGGCGTCCGGCCCGAGGTCGGCGGTCAGCTCGGAGGACTTCCCGAAGAGGAAGTCACCGGTGAGGATCGCGACGTGGTTGTCCCAGCGAGCGTTGGCGGTGTCGGCGCCGCGGCGCAGGGCCGCCTCGTCCATGACGTCGTCGTGGTAGAGGGAGGCCACGTGGGTGAGCTCGACGACGCACGCCGCGGTGAGGACCTCCGGTGCGTCCGGCTTCGGGCCGGTCTCGGCAGCCAGCAGCACCAGCAACGGGCGGAAGCGCTTGCCGCCCGCGGCCATCAAGTGCGCGGCCGCGGTGGAGACGTAGTCGGTGCGGCCGCGGCAGTGACCGATGAGCTGCTCCTCGACCGCGGCGAGACGCCGGGCGAGGCGCCTCTCCAGCTCCTCGTCGACGACGGGGAGAGCCAGGTCCGGGGCCGGGGGGACGGTCACCTGATGAATTCTCCCGCAAGTCCGGCCAGGTCGAGCATCGGGCCTGGCAGGACGCCGAGGACCAGGGTCACCGCGGCACCGATCGCGATCGTCGTGGCCGTCAGGACGGAGGGGTAGACCACCGTGGGCCCCTGACCGACGGGCTCGTCGAAGTACATGGCCTTGATCACCCGGACGTAGAGGTAGGCCGCAAGGGCACTCGCCAGCACGGCCGCGACGACCACGGGCCACGCTCCGGCCGCCAGGGCGACGGAGAAGACGGCCAGCTTGCCGACGAAGCCGGAGGTCAGCGGGATGCCTGCCATGGCGAGCAGGAAGAAGGCGAAGACACCGGCCACGACCGGCGACTCCTTGCCGAGGCCGGACCAGCGCTCGATGGCCGTCGCCTCGCCGCCGGAGTCGCGCACCAGGCTGACGACCGCGAAGGCGCCGAGGGTCGCGAACCCGTAGGTGACGAGGTAGAAGAGCACCGCCTGCAGCGAGCTGATCTCGCCCACAGCAAGGTCGCTGGTCGCCTGCACGCCGAGCACCCCGGTGAGGATGAACCCGGTGTGGGCCACCGACGAGTAGGCCAGCAGCCGCTTGATGTCGCTCTGGGTGATCGCCAGCGCCGCTCCGACGAACATCGAGAGGATCGCGATGATCCACAGCATGGGCTGCCACGAGGCACGGTCGGCGCCGAGGGCGACGTAGAAGAGACGCATGATCGCGCCGAAGGCGGCGACCTTGGTGCCGGCTGCCATGAAGGCCGTGACCGGCGTGGGCGCTCCCTGGTAGACGTCGGGGGTCCAGGCCTGGAACGGCACCGCCCCGACCTTGAAGAGCAGCCCGACGGAGAGGAAGCCGGTGCCGATGAGCAGCATGGCCGAGCTGCCGACGTCGTTGCGCACGGCCTCGTTGATGTCGGCGAAGTACATCGAACCGGAGAAGCCGTAGATCAGGGCCGCGCCGTAGAGGAAGAAGGCCGAGGAGAACGACCCCAGCAGGAAGTACTTCAGGGCCGCTTCCTGGCTCAGGAGGCGACGACGCCGGGCCAGCGCACTCAGCAGGTAGAGAGGCAGGGAGAGGATCTCCAGGCCCACGAACATCGTGAGCAGGTCGTTGGCCGCGGGGAAGATCATCATCCCGAAGACCGCGAACATGAAGAGCGGGTAGACCTCGGTGTGCTCGCGGTTGGCGGCGTAGGCCTCGCGCTCGGCGTCGGTCCCGGGCAGGGCCGCCGCCTGGCCTGCGAAGGCGCTCACGCCACCGTCGAGGTGGCGCTCGGCGAAGAGCAGCGTGCCCACGAGCGCGAGCAGCAGGACCAGGCCCCAGATGAAGAGCGTGGGGCCGTCGACCGCGATGGTCCCGCCCATGGCGAGAAGGCCGTAGGCGGCACCGTCGGCGTGGGCCAGGCCCTCCTCCGCCGCGTCGTCGGCGCCGTAGCGAGCGGCGACCGCGACGACACCGACGAGAGCGGCACCGAGGCCGACCATGGTCAGCAGCACCTGCGAGAGGTAGCGCCAGGCGCGCGGCACGAAGGCCTCGACGACCACCCCGAGGCACGCGACCGCGAACACCGCCAGCAGCGGCCACAGCTCGAAGTAGTCGACGCTGGGCTTGACGAAGTCGGTCACTGGTGACCCCCCTCAGTGGTCGTGTGGGGCGTGGTCCCTTCCACCGTCGGCGCCGGGTCGGTCACGCCGACCTGCGCCAGGGTGTCGTGGACGTACGGGTTGATCGTGTCGAGCAACGGCATCGGGTAGAAGCCGAAGAGCAGCAGGCCGAGCACCAGCGGGGCCAGTACCCCGACCTCGCGGCGGTCGAGGTCGGGCACAGGTGTCGCATCGACGCCGCCCTCCCCGGTCATCGTGCGTTGGTACATCCAGAGGGCGTAGACCGCTGCCAGCACGATGGCGAGCACGGCGACGGCGCCGACGAGCCAGTGGTGCTGGAAGGCCGCGATGATCACCATCAGCTCGGACACGAACGGCGCGAGGCCCGGCAGCCCTGCCGCCGCGAGGCCACCGACCAGGAAGAGACCGGCCAGCACCGGCGCGGTCCGCTCGACACCGCCCATCTGACGGATCGAGGCAGTGCCGGTGCGGCGGATGAGGAAGCCCGCCACCAGGAACATCAGCGCCGTCGCGATGCCGTGGTTGACCATGTAGAGGATCGCGCCAGCGCCTCCGGTGCTGCTGAAGACGAAGATGCCGAGCACGATGAAGCCGAAGTGGGACAGCGACGTCAGACCGATCAGCCTGAGCACGTCGTCCTGGCCGATGGCCACGAGCGCGCCGTAGATGATCGAGATGAGGGCGAGCACCACGACCACGGGCGTGGCCCACTGCGACGCCTCCGGCAGCAGCCCCAGGCAGAAGCGCAGCATGCCGAAGGTGCCGATCTTGTCCAGGATGCACACCAGCAGCACCGAGGTGCCGGTGGTGGCCTTCTCGGTCGTGTCGGCCAGCCAGGTGTGCAGGGGGAACATCGGCGCCTTGGCGGCGAACGCGATGAAGAAGCCCACGAAGAGCCACCGCTGGGTGGTCTCGTCGATGTCGAGTGCCGCCAGGTCGGACAGCAGGAAGCTCGGGGTGCCGTTGTCGGCCGAGACGACGTAGAGCCCGATCACCGACGCGAGCATCACCAGTCCACCGGCGAGCTGGTAGATCAGGAACTTCGTCGCCGCACGGCCACGTCCCGCGCGACCGAAGCCGCCGATGAGGAAGTAGGCGGGGATCAGCGTCGCCTCGAAGACGACGTAGAACAAGAAGACGTCGGTCGCCGTGAACACCGCGAGCGAGAGGGCCTCGAGCGCCAGGGTCCAGGCCACGAAGGCGCTGCTGCCGCCGTTGCCCTCGTCGTCTGCCTCACGCCAGGAGGCCACCAGGACGATGGGGACGAGCAGAGCGGTCAGCAGCACCATGAGCAGGCCCAGGCCGTCGACGCCGAGCGCGTAGTGGACGCCCAGTGCCTCGATCCAGGTGTGCGTCTCGGTGAGCTGCATCCCGCCACCGACGTCGTACGACGTCAGCGCGGTGACCGCGGCGAGCACCAGGGTCGCTCCGGCGAACGCGATGCCGACCAGGCGTGCCGTGGCTCCCGGGAGGAAGGCCGTCGCGACAGCACCCAGAAGGGGCAGCGCGATCAGGATCGAGAGGATGGGGAGCTCGTTCATCCGAGGTTCACCGCCAGGAGGGCCAGGACGACCACGAGGGCGCCGCCGAGAATGGACAGGGCGTAGGAGCGGACGAACCCGTTCTGGGCCTTGCGCATCGTCTGCGACAAGCCACCGGCTGCGGCAGCGCTGCCCTCGACGACTCCGTCGACGCCGCGGCGGTCGAACGTCGCCAGGCCGCGCGTGAGCGCCCCGGTCGGTCGGACCACCACCGCATCGTTGACGGCGTCACCGTAGAGGTCGGCCCGAGCGGCCCGGGTGGCCCAGGAGACGTCGCGAGGGGCGACGCGAGGCACGTCGCGCTTGCCGACCAGGAACCAGGCGGCAGCCACGCCGAGCGCGACGACGGCCACGATGATCATGGTGATGACGATCGCCGGCAGCGGCGGCTCGTGGTGCTCGGCGTGCCCGGTCACCGGAGTGAGCCAGTCGACGATCCAGTTGCCGAGCAGCAGCACCCCGCCCAGCACCGAGAGGGCGGCCAGCGCGACCAGCGGGCCGGTCATCACCGACGGCGACTCGTGCGGGTGGGCGTCGTCGGCCCAGCGCACGCCCGTGCCGTTGGCGCGGGTGGGGCCGAAGAAGGTCATCAGCATCAGGCGCGTCATGTAGTAGCCGGTGATGCCGGCACCCAGCAGCGCGAGCAGCCCCACGAAGAGGTTCTCGGCGAGCGCGCTCTCGATGATCTTGTCCTTGGACCAGAACCCGGAGAAGAGCGGGAACCCGATGATCGCCAGGTAGCCCATCGCGAAGGTGATGAAGGTGATCGGCATGACCTTGGCGAGTGCGCCGTAGCGGCGCATGTCGACCTCGTCGTTCATCCCGTGCATGACCGAGCCAGCGCCCAGGAACATGTTGGCCTTGAAGAAGCCGTGGGTCAGCAGGTGGAAGATCGCGAACGGGTAGCCGACGGGCCCGAGACCGGCCGCGAGCATCATGTAGCCGATCTGGCTCATCGTCGACCCGGCCAGCACGCGCTTGATGTCGTCCTTCGCACAACCGATGACCGCACCGAAGAGGAGCGTGACGACGGCGACCACGACGACGGCCGTCTGCGCCACCTCGGAGTACTCGAAGACGAAGTTGGAGCGGACGACCAGGTAGACACCGGCGGTGACCATGGTGGCGGCATGGATCAGCGCCGAGACGGGCGTGGGGCCCTCCATCGCGTCGAGCAGCCAGCCCTGGAGCGGGACCTGCGCCGACTTGGCGCACGCGGCGAGCAGCAGCAGGAGCCCGATCGCGGTCATCGTGCCCGACGTGGCCTCCGACGTCATCTCGCTGACGCGGCCGAAGTCGGTGGTGCCGAAGGTCGCCATCAGCAGCGCGATGCCGAGTGAGAGCCCGATGTCACCGACGCGGTTCATCACGAAGGCCTTCTTGGCGGCGGCTGCAGCCGTGGGCTTGTGCTGCCAGAAGCCGATGAGGAGGTAGGACGCCAGGCCGACACCCTCCCACCCGAGGAACAGCACGACGAAGTTGCCCGCCAGGACGACGGTCAGCATCGCGGCGACGAAGAGGTTGAGGTAGCC
Protein-coding regions in this window:
- a CDS encoding histidine phosphatase family protein, with amino-acid sequence MTARCLFLTHPEVVVDPSTPVTRWSLSDVGRARAHTFARVLVGQGWELIVSSEEQKAVETAEILGEALGLPVANDPELGENDRSATGFLPPEEFERTADRFFARPDEAVRGWETAASAQRRIVAAVRRVSAAAPGRRIVFVGHGAVGGLLLGDLTDLPISRELDQPRQGSWFAFDPTTWSTNDSWRALPEG
- a CDS encoding polyprenyl synthetase family protein, which translates into the protein MTVPPAPDLALPVVDEELERRLARRLAAVEEQLIGHCRGRTDYVSTAAAHLMAAGGKRFRPLLVLLAAETGPKPDAPEVLTAACVVELTHVASLYHDDVMDEAALRRGADTANARWDNHVAILTGDFLFGKSSELTADLGPDAVRIQARTFTRLVEGQILETVEPGPGEDPLAHYLEVVAGKTGSLIATSARYGAMFGGASAEVVEALSQYGEIVGSAFQLSDDILDIASESGESGKTPGTDLREGVPTLPILMAKASTDPADARLLELLSADLTDDALHAEALDLLRKHSAMQEARAFVVARAEEAKALLSVLDPGSVRTALESFADVVASRTA
- the nuoN gene encoding NADH-quinone oxidoreductase subunit NuoN — protein: MTDFVKPSVDYFELWPLLAVFAVACLGVVVEAFVPRAWRYLSQVLLTMVGLGAALVGVVAVAARYGADDAAEEGLAHADGAAYGLLAMGGTIAVDGPTLFIWGLVLLLALVGTLLFAERHLDGGVSAFAGQAAALPGTDAEREAYAANREHTEVYPLFMFAVFGMMIFPAANDLLTMFVGLEILSLPLYLLSALARRRRLLSQEAALKYFLLGSFSSAFFLYGAALIYGFSGSMYFADINEAVRNDVGSSAMLLIGTGFLSVGLLFKVGAVPFQAWTPDVYQGAPTPVTAFMAAGTKVAAFGAIMRLFYVALGADRASWQPMLWIIAILSMFVGAALAITQSDIKRLLAYSSVAHTGFILTGVLGVQATSDLAVGEISSLQAVLFYLVTYGFATLGAFAVVSLVRDSGGEATAIERWSGLGKESPVVAGVFAFFLLAMAGIPLTSGFVGKLAVFSVALAAGAWPVVVAAVLASALAAYLYVRVIKAMYFDEPVGQGPTVVYPSVLTATTIAIGAAVTLVLGVLPGPMLDLAGLAGEFIR
- a CDS encoding NADH-quinone oxidoreductase subunit M, giving the protein MNELPILSILIALPLLGAVATAFLPGATARLVGIAFAGATLVLAAVTALTSYDVGGGMQLTETHTWIEALGVHYALGVDGLGLLMVLLTALLVPIVLVASWREADDEGNGGSSAFVAWTLALEALSLAVFTATDVFLFYVVFEATLIPAYFLIGGFGRAGRGRAATKFLIYQLAGGLVMLASVIGLYVVSADNGTPSFLLSDLAALDIDETTQRWLFVGFFIAFAAKAPMFPLHTWLADTTEKATTGTSVLLVCILDKIGTFGMLRFCLGLLPEASQWATPVVVVLALISIIYGALVAIGQDDVLRLIGLTSLSHFGFIVLGIFVFSSTGGAGAILYMVNHGIATALMFLVAGFLIRRTGTASIRQMGGVERTAPVLAGLFLVGGLAAAGLPGLAPFVSELMVIIAAFQHHWLVGAVAVLAIVLAAVYALWMYQRTMTGEGGVDATPVPDLDRREVGVLAPLVLGLLLFGFYPMPLLDTINPYVHDTLAQVGVTDPAPTVEGTTPHTTTEGGHQ
- the nuoL gene encoding NADH-quinone oxidoreductase subunit L — its product is MSEGSSVPLVSPDTGAGGVFDLLWLVVALPALGAIVLLVGGPLARGAMDKWGHWIGTAAAAASFVLSLVLFIALLGRGEEERQIGQHLFTWFESGSLEVGMDLLYDQLSALFLLLITGVGTLIHVYSIGYMEHDARRRRFFGYLNLFVAAMLTVVLAGNFVVLFLGWEGVGLASYLLIGFWQHKPTAAAAAKKAFVMNRVGDIGLSLGIALLMATFGTTDFGRVSEMTSEATSGTMTAIGLLLLLAACAKSAQVPLQGWLLDAMEGPTPVSALIHAATMVTAGVYLVVRSNFVFEYSEVAQTAVVVVAVVTLLFGAVIGCAKDDIKRVLAGSTMSQIGYMMLAAGLGPVGYPFAIFHLLTHGFFKANMFLGAGSVMHGMNDEVDMRRYGALAKVMPITFITFAMGYLAIIGFPLFSGFWSKDKIIESALAENLFVGLLALLGAGITGYYMTRLMLMTFFGPTRANGTGVRWADDAHPHESPSVMTGPLVALAALSVLGGVLLLGNWIVDWLTPVTGHAEHHEPPLPAIVITMIIVAVVALGVAAAWFLVGKRDVPRVAPRDVSWATRAARADLYGDAVNDAVVVRPTGALTRGLATFDRRGVDGVVEGSAAAAGGLSQTMRKAQNGFVRSYALSILGGALVVVLALLAVNLG